Proteins from a single region of Candidatus Kryptoniota bacterium:
- a CDS encoding cysteine desulfurase, which produces MRHDIKNDFPIFRNWESRGKPLIYLDSAATTQKPQAVISSLEEYYSRFNANVHRGTYELSQMATDLYEEARAAVARFIGAPAPETVVFTRNATEAINLVAYAWGLNNLQKGDEVLLTEMEHHSNLVPWHIIAKHTGAVLKFITLDDGYRLDLESLKSSLSTRTKVVSLVHVSNVLGTINPVKEIVRLAHSAGALTIIDGAQSAPHMPVNVVDIGCDFYAFSGHKMCGPTGIGGLYGRYEMLEKMEPFLGGGEMINEVYPTSSTYAKPPYKFEAGTPNIAGAIGLKAAVEYLLSIGMRDVETHEIELGNRAVNRLQKIDGIHILRPKSEGTGVVSFTIDGIHPHDISTILDSKGIAIRAGHHCAQPLMRKLKVQSTARASFYIYNNDSDVEALGSALEKAAAIFKPRKKADVVR; this is translated from the coding sequence ATGCGTCACGACATAAAGAATGATTTTCCTATATTTCGAAACTGGGAGTCGAGAGGGAAGCCGCTCATATATCTCGACAGTGCGGCGACGACCCAGAAACCGCAGGCAGTAATCTCCTCTCTCGAGGAATACTACTCGAGATTTAATGCGAACGTACATCGAGGAACTTACGAGCTAAGTCAGATGGCGACCGATTTGTATGAAGAAGCCAGGGCCGCGGTCGCACGGTTCATCGGTGCTCCCGCACCGGAGACCGTCGTGTTTACCAGGAACGCAACCGAGGCGATAAATCTGGTCGCTTACGCGTGGGGACTGAATAACCTTCAAAAGGGAGACGAAGTTCTCCTCACTGAGATGGAACATCATAGCAATCTTGTTCCATGGCACATCATCGCAAAGCATACTGGAGCGGTCCTGAAGTTTATCACACTCGACGACGGATACCGTCTTGATCTTGAATCGTTGAAGAGTTCTCTGAGCACCAGGACTAAAGTCGTATCGCTGGTCCATGTCTCAAATGTCCTCGGCACAATCAACCCGGTGAAGGAAATTGTAAGACTCGCACACAGCGCCGGCGCCCTCACTATAATCGATGGGGCTCAAAGTGCACCTCACATGCCCGTGAATGTCGTGGACATAGGGTGCGACTTTTACGCGTTCAGCGGCCACAAGATGTGCGGGCCGACGGGAATCGGCGGGTTGTACGGCAGGTATGAGATGTTGGAAAAAATGGAGCCGTTTCTCGGAGGCGGAGAAATGATCAACGAGGTATACCCGACGTCATCCACCTATGCGAAGCCTCCGTACAAGTTCGAGGCCGGGACGCCGAACATCGCGGGAGCGATCGGACTCAAAGCTGCAGTCGAGTATCTGCTGTCCATCGGCATGCGCGATGTCGAAACGCATGAGATCGAGCTTGGAAATCGCGCGGTCAATCGTCTGCAGAAAATCGACGGGATCCACATCCTTCGTCCGAAGTCCGAAGGGACGGGTGTCGTGTCTTTCACGATTGATGGCATCCACCCTCACGACATTTCCACGATCCTCGATTCAAAAGGGATCGCGATCAGGGCCGGGCATCATTGCGCGCAGCCGCTTATGAGAAAACTCAAGGTCCAATCGACGGCCCGTGCGAGTTTTTATATATACAACAACGATTCCGACGTCGAGGCGCTCGGCTCGGCACTTGAGAAAGCGGCGGCAATTTTCAAACCAAGGAAGAAAGCTGATGTCGTTAGATGA
- a CDS encoding SUF system NifU family Fe-S cluster assembly protein, with protein sequence MSLDDLFTEIILDHYQHPHNHGVILNSSHSSRGFNESCGDDIEVTLLVRDGVISDAKFSGAGCSISQASASIMTDLVKGKTVEEAKKVARKFYEMVKGNAPESEEELGDAVALRGVSKFPVRVKCATLAWHTLEESFSGKKEDPEKGSD encoded by the coding sequence ATGTCGTTAGATGACCTGTTCACGGAAATAATTCTGGATCATTACCAGCATCCTCATAACCACGGAGTTATCTTAAACTCCAGTCACAGCTCGAGAGGATTCAACGAATCATGCGGCGACGACATCGAAGTGACTCTCCTGGTCCGCGACGGGGTGATAAGCGATGCGAAATTCTCGGGCGCAGGCTGCTCGATCAGCCAGGCGTCGGCTTCAATCATGACTGATCTCGTCAAGGGGAAGACAGTGGAGGAGGCTAAGAAAGTCGCGAGGAAGTTCTATGAGATGGTGAAGGGAAACGCCCCGGAATCTGAAGAGGAACTTGGCGATGCGGTTGCACTCCGCGGTGTCTCCAAATTCCCGGTACGCGTGAAATGTGCTACCCTTGCCTGGCATACTCTCGAGGAATCTTTTTCCGGCAAGAAGGAAGATCCTGAGAAAGGATCGGACTAG
- a CDS encoding isochorismatase family cysteine hydrolase yields MEAGSLIFWDVDTQHDFMMPDGKLYVPEAESLIGNLEELTSFAREQRIPICGSVDYHTLSDPEISDQPDFHETFPPHCLQGTSGQEKISATKPVNPLWIDSIKLDKKILDAMVNDHNGEIVFRKQKFDVFSNPNVHDVLDILGPTDIVVYGVALDVCDAYAVEGFLAMRKYNVFLVSDAVKPIYEEKGRELLGKWSNQGVKILTTSQIEDKLLSGKKRAVN; encoded by the coding sequence GTGGAAGCGGGAAGTCTGATCTTTTGGGATGTCGATACGCAGCACGATTTCATGATGCCGGACGGCAAATTGTATGTCCCCGAGGCGGAATCGTTGATCGGAAATCTGGAAGAACTCACTTCGTTCGCACGTGAGCAGAGAATTCCAATTTGCGGATCGGTCGATTATCATACGCTTTCGGATCCCGAGATATCCGATCAACCCGACTTTCACGAGACGTTTCCTCCGCATTGTCTGCAGGGCACGTCCGGACAGGAGAAGATTAGCGCAACGAAACCCGTGAACCCGCTCTGGATCGACAGCATCAAGCTCGATAAGAAGATACTCGATGCGATGGTGAACGATCATAATGGCGAGATTGTGTTTAGAAAACAGAAGTTCGATGTCTTCTCAAATCCAAACGTTCACGACGTGCTTGACATTCTCGGACCGACGGACATTGTTGTGTACGGAGTTGCGCTCGACGTGTGCGATGCTTACGCGGTTGAAGGATTTCTTGCGATGAGGAAGTACAACGTCTTCCTGGTAAGCGATGCAGTGAAGCCGATATACGAAGAGAAGGGGAGAGAGCTGCTTGGAAAATGGTCGAATCAAGGTGTGAAGATCCTGACGACCTCACAGATCGAAGACAAACTCCTCTCCGGAAAAAAGAGAGCGGTAAATTGA
- a CDS encoding aspartate ammonia-lyase → MEYRIEKDSLGELKVPVNAYYGVQTQRAVVNFPISGVRPHQDWVKATVLVKKAAAIVNRKLKLLDKKKANAIIAACDEVLGGKLADQFVVDVYQAGAGTSHNMNTNEVLANRAIEILGGKRGDYSLVNPNDEVNMAQSTNDVIPAVIRVSAILMTDKFLPVLADLEKSFLKKAKEFDHVIKSGRTHLQDATPIRLGQEFSGYAACVRGHMDRIKRAREELTHLGIGGTAVGTGVNADPKYRAMMVKELSSLTGIGFKQADNYFEAMQSMAGAAALSGALRNLALDITRIANDLRLLGSGPRTGFAEVKLPAVQPGSSIMPGKVNPSILEMVNMVSFQVIGLDTTIAYAAQAGQLELNVMMPVIGFDLTFALEIYGNALRILKNKCIDGIEADEAVCKDFAEKSVSIVTALTPHIGYLKAAEVVKEAVAKNKTIRAVLLEKQLVKEKLLDEILDPFKLTEVGRH, encoded by the coding sequence ATGGAGTACAGAATCGAAAAGGACTCGCTGGGCGAGCTGAAGGTTCCTGTCAACGCGTATTACGGAGTTCAGACTCAGCGAGCCGTTGTGAATTTTCCTATAAGCGGGGTGAGGCCGCACCAGGATTGGGTCAAGGCCACTGTGCTGGTCAAAAAAGCCGCCGCGATAGTGAACAGGAAGCTTAAGCTTCTCGACAAGAAAAAGGCAAACGCGATAATTGCCGCGTGCGACGAGGTGCTCGGCGGGAAACTCGCGGACCAGTTTGTTGTGGATGTGTACCAGGCCGGCGCCGGGACCTCTCACAATATGAATACCAACGAGGTTCTTGCGAACCGCGCGATAGAAATTCTCGGCGGAAAACGCGGGGATTATTCCTTAGTCAATCCGAACGACGAAGTGAACATGGCGCAATCCACGAACGATGTGATACCGGCAGTCATCCGGGTGTCTGCGATTCTGATGACCGACAAATTCCTGCCGGTGCTTGCGGACCTGGAGAAATCATTTCTGAAGAAGGCGAAGGAGTTCGACCATGTGATCAAATCCGGACGGACTCATTTGCAGGACGCTACCCCGATAAGACTCGGCCAGGAATTTTCGGGATACGCGGCGTGCGTGCGCGGTCATATGGACAGGATCAAGCGGGCGAGAGAAGAACTCACTCATCTCGGAATCGGGGGGACTGCGGTCGGGACAGGGGTGAACGCCGATCCGAAATACCGTGCCATGATGGTGAAAGAGTTGTCGTCACTCACCGGGATTGGCTTCAAACAGGCGGACAATTATTTCGAGGCGATGCAGAGTATGGCCGGCGCAGCCGCTCTAAGCGGAGCGCTCCGCAACCTTGCTCTGGATATCACGAGGATAGCGAATGATCTGCGTCTTCTTGGCAGCGGTCCCCGCACGGGATTTGCCGAAGTGAAGCTCCCTGCCGTCCAGCCGGGGTCATCGATCATGCCCGGGAAAGTCAACCCGAGTATTCTGGAAATGGTGAACATGGTATCGTTCCAGGTCATAGGGCTCGACACCACGATCGCATATGCCGCTCAGGCAGGACAGCTCGAGTTGAATGTCATGATGCCAGTAATCGGATTTGACCTGACTTTCGCGCTTGAAATTTACGGGAATGCGCTTCGCATTTTGAAAAATAAGTGTATAGACGGGATCGAAGCCGACGAAGCAGTCTGCAAAGATTTCGCCGAGAAGAGCGTCAGCATTGTGACTGCCCTGACACCGCATATCGGATACCTCAAGGCGGCTGAAGTCGTCAAGGAGGCGGTAGCGAAAAACAAAACCATCAGAGCCGTACTTCTGGAGAAGCAGCTCGTGAAGGAAAAACTCCTTGATGAAATCCTCGATCCGTTCAAGCTGACCGAAGTAGGGCGACACTAA
- a CDS encoding ATP-binding protein, which produces MFKSIRLKLTLWYSIVLLIALGTFGVSSYLYTGETLSENLNISLKSEAEWLRDILEGKLTVERGRTRNLRRDLFVPPSNTDTSSESDNQDRSDEDFAIWNKIYEHSLLNSKKQFVYIFDRRGRTFYKSYNLGADTLSSPPDLKPYQVSVTTAMINDQAIRLAAMNTKFYRIRVAYPEDEIKEVLQNLFSIFLLLIPIVFLISVVGGYFLAKQSLRPVDRITQTAREITARNLRQQIEVANPRDEIGRLAETLNDMISRLEASFEQVSQFSIDASHELRTPLTIMRGEIELALRGSRTTASYKKTLASLLDEVIRMSEIIEGLILLAKADTGVAKLEKKPTRLDQLVTEIKSDMEILADQKKVAISISKLEELTVSGDEVKLRQLMLNLIDNAIKYTPSGGRVTLSLQAVDGCADFVVEDSGVGIASEDLAKIFDRFYRVDKSRSRLPAGLGLGLSIAKWVAEAHGGHITVESKSGVGSKFSVFIPADPVVPN; this is translated from the coding sequence ATGTTCAAATCTATCCGACTAAAACTCACACTCTGGTATTCGATCGTCCTCCTGATTGCACTCGGGACATTCGGCGTGTCCTCGTACTTGTACACGGGAGAAACTCTCTCCGAGAACCTGAACATTTCACTGAAGAGCGAAGCTGAATGGCTGCGCGACATTCTGGAAGGTAAACTCACAGTCGAGCGCGGGAGGACCCGGAACCTGCGACGCGATCTTTTCGTGCCGCCTTCGAACACCGACACCAGCTCGGAGTCCGACAACCAGGACAGAAGCGATGAAGACTTCGCGATCTGGAACAAGATTTACGAGCACTCGCTTTTGAACTCCAAGAAACAGTTCGTCTACATATTCGACAGGCGGGGGAGAACATTTTACAAATCTTACAATCTCGGCGCCGACACGCTCTCCTCGCCTCCCGACCTGAAACCGTATCAGGTGTCTGTGACGACGGCGATGATAAACGACCAGGCAATCCGCCTGGCGGCGATGAACACAAAATTCTACCGGATACGTGTCGCTTATCCTGAAGATGAAATAAAGGAAGTCCTTCAAAACCTGTTTTCCATTTTTCTACTCCTGATACCTATAGTCTTTCTCATATCGGTCGTCGGCGGTTACTTCCTTGCCAAGCAGTCGCTTCGCCCGGTAGACAGGATTACGCAGACCGCACGCGAAATAACCGCAAGAAATCTGCGGCAGCAAATCGAGGTCGCCAATCCGCGAGACGAGATCGGCCGCCTGGCGGAAACTTTAAACGACATGATCAGCAGGCTCGAAGCCTCCTTTGAGCAGGTGAGCCAGTTTTCCATAGATGCTTCTCACGAGCTCCGCACGCCGTTGACGATAATGAGGGGAGAAATCGAGCTCGCGCTGCGCGGAAGCAGGACGACGGCCTCATACAAGAAAACGCTGGCCAGTCTCCTCGATGAAGTCATCAGGATGAGTGAGATCATTGAAGGATTGATCCTCCTTGCAAAGGCGGATACCGGAGTTGCGAAACTTGAAAAGAAACCGACGCGCCTCGATCAACTGGTAACGGAAATCAAGAGCGACATGGAGATCCTCGCAGACCAGAAGAAAGTGGCGATCTCCATTTCCAAGCTGGAGGAGTTGACGGTGAGCGGCGACGAAGTCAAGCTCCGTCAGCTCATGTTGAACCTCATCGACAACGCGATAAAATACACCCCCTCAGGTGGGCGTGTGACTCTCTCGCTTCAGGCAGTGGATGGCTGTGCGGATTTTGTCGTGGAGGATAGCGGAGTCGGCATCGCTTCGGAAGATCTTGCAAAGATCTTCGACAGGTTCTACAGGGTCGACAAAAGCAGGAGCAGGTTGCCCGCCGGACTCGGACTTGGCCTATCAATCGCTAAATGGGTAGCGGAAGCCCACGGCGGACATATTACGGTTGAAAGCAAATCGGGAGTGGGGAGCAAGTTCAGTGTTTTCATTCCCGCTGACCCGGTCGTCCCCAATTAA
- a CDS encoding response regulator transcription factor, translated as MKILVIEDEKKVARFLKLGLKGEDHEVDNAYDGESGEKMALTGKYDVIVLDIMLPKKNGFLVLKSIRAAGVPTPVLILTAKGNLEDKVEGLDQGADDYLVKPFAFAEFIARVRSLGRRSGAERTTTLHVADLELDTLTRKAKRSGREIELTNREFALLEYFVRNVNRVLTRTVISEHIWEYNFDTGTNIVEVYVNKLRNKIDSGSDNKLIHTVRGAGYMMKSE; from the coding sequence ATGAAAATTCTTGTAATCGAAGACGAAAAGAAAGTAGCTCGGTTCCTGAAATTGGGGCTGAAGGGTGAAGACCACGAAGTCGATAACGCTTATGACGGCGAATCCGGCGAGAAGATGGCTCTGACCGGAAAATACGATGTCATCGTCCTCGATATAATGCTTCCCAAGAAGAACGGGTTCCTGGTGCTCAAATCGATTCGCGCGGCAGGCGTGCCGACACCTGTCTTGATTCTCACTGCTAAGGGAAATCTCGAAGATAAGGTCGAGGGATTGGATCAGGGTGCTGACGACTATCTTGTCAAGCCGTTCGCGTTCGCGGAATTCATTGCGAGAGTCAGATCGTTGGGCAGAAGGAGCGGCGCGGAGAGAACGACGACGCTTCACGTTGCCGATCTGGAACTCGACACCCTTACTCGCAAGGCGAAACGAAGCGGCAGAGAAATCGAACTGACGAACAGAGAATTTGCGCTCCTGGAATACTTCGTGAGGAATGTCAACCGGGTCCTGACAAGGACGGTTATTTCCGAGCACATCTGGGAGTATAATTTTGATACCGGGACGAACATAGTGGAGGTGTACGTCAACAAGCTGAGGAACAAGATCGATTCGGGTTCCGATAATAAGCTCATTCACACAGTGCGTGGCGCAGGTTACATGATGAAGAGCGAATAA
- a CDS encoding DUF6600 domain-containing protein — translation MKKLFFVLMFASTIFIVPQGTKAQGISFRDFYSSLSPYGEWVTVGDYGRCWRPIGTPIGWRPYTDGHWVWTEYGWTWVSGYPWGWAAFHYGRWTFDPEYGWVWVPDYVWAPAWVEWRWGGGYCGWAPMPPGFHFRVDVVVTGDNRDFGVGMGGWIFIRADDMGRDRYRFVERAAVPRAMGSTRNVTEFRFTSGGVYNSGLHREEVERFTHRRIETIAVERSNEAGQERLEGNRVRIYSPAPFAPQVRNEGPGVRNGRSSNPHPGPQQAVPPARSRVRYVERHDNPGKAQPHYQPRRDDRGKPAKQENPKNNDRGRERESKPRDNGPGRHP, via the coding sequence ATGAAGAAGTTATTTTTCGTGCTGATGTTCGCCTCGACGATTTTTATTGTTCCTCAAGGAACTAAGGCGCAGGGGATTTCATTCCGGGATTTCTATTCTTCACTGTCACCGTATGGCGAGTGGGTCACTGTCGGTGACTACGGAAGATGCTGGCGCCCGATCGGAACGCCGATTGGGTGGAGACCATATACAGACGGTCACTGGGTTTGGACCGAATACGGCTGGACGTGGGTTTCAGGATACCCCTGGGGATGGGCAGCATTTCACTATGGACGATGGACATTCGATCCCGAATACGGGTGGGTCTGGGTGCCTGATTATGTATGGGCACCAGCGTGGGTCGAGTGGAGATGGGGCGGCGGTTACTGCGGCTGGGCACCGATGCCACCTGGATTTCATTTCAGGGTTGACGTCGTCGTCACGGGCGACAACAGGGATTTTGGAGTAGGGATGGGCGGATGGATTTTCATTCGGGCCGACGACATGGGAAGGGATCGATACAGATTCGTTGAGAGAGCAGCGGTTCCGAGAGCGATGGGAAGCACACGCAATGTGACGGAGTTCAGGTTCACCTCAGGAGGCGTGTACAACTCGGGACTTCATCGCGAGGAAGTCGAAAGATTTACGCACAGGCGGATCGAGACGATTGCCGTCGAGCGCTCGAATGAAGCAGGACAGGAGCGACTAGAAGGCAATCGCGTCCGGATTTATTCGCCGGCACCGTTCGCGCCGCAGGTGAGAAACGAAGGACCTGGAGTTCGAAATGGCAGGAGTTCGAATCCACATCCTGGACCACAGCAAGCGGTTCCTCCGGCTCGCTCGAGGGTACGTTATGTAGAACGCCACGACAATCCTGGAAAAGCCCAGCCGCATTATCAGCCGCGGCGAGACGACAGAGGAAAACCTGCAAAACAAGAAAACCCCAAGAACAACGATCGCGGCCGGGAGCGTGAGTCGAAACCGCGAGACAATGGACCAGGTCGCCATCCGTAA
- a CDS encoding M1 family metallopeptidase gives MVNIDLRFKFDMEKKEVFGTAVEKIVPLRTDYDTVNLDAVDMTIDKIVMDGKSLNFAYDGNTLSIALGGKYGIDDTLIYTITYSTFPKKGIFFIEPDSAYPKRSPQVWSQSEMEDARYWFPCHDYPDDFLTSSLTATVPEDWVVVSNGTLDRESTDHADKTKTFKWVETEPHVIYLISIVAGKYSVAEDHFGNDPIYYYVPPAQASYSMDNFSHTPDILKFYSDITGYHYPWQKLALAAVSDFTFGGMENVSAITLTDGTLHDKDAEPQVESTDLVAHETAHQWFGDLLTCRSWSNAWLNEGFATYFEALYARPAFGEDYFQYEMSNDQREVISADERERRPTVYDRYNDPVDLFSVYIYPRGADILNMLRGILGDQLFTNAIRHYVNEFQHRNVDTHDFENAVREATGYNLYWFFNEWVYKAGHPVYDVSYDYDQSSHKLDLHVTQAQIIDSLTPLYKMPVDIYIVTASQKITARIWVDSVSNNYTFDVTDKPLMVNFDENNYLLKVLNFSKSIPELAYQLANDPNVAGRIWAAEELGTAKGDSAVSPLLEALSKDDFWGVREACVRSLGHFHMPDVEQAFGNAVDDKDPRVQEQAIDGLAAFKDKDLVDLFSRIYSSRKNYFVRAAAVRALSATDPDKALPIVENALTQDSYEEVLQSTALTSLASIDSAKAFDEAVKLAHYGEPQSLRLRAINEIGRIGPHDANTMSILESYINDPYIWARLVSISSLGRIGDKSVLTVLQDREKVEIDGRLKDAARRAIDSISRREK, from the coding sequence ATGGTTAACATAGACTTGAGATTCAAATTCGATATGGAGAAGAAAGAAGTCTTCGGAACCGCTGTGGAGAAGATCGTACCGCTCCGGACAGACTACGATACCGTTAATCTCGATGCGGTCGACATGACGATTGACAAAATTGTCATGGATGGAAAATCTCTGAACTTCGCGTACGATGGCAACACACTGTCGATAGCTCTCGGAGGCAAATACGGTATCGACGACACTCTGATTTATACAATCACATATTCGACTTTTCCGAAAAAAGGAATTTTCTTTATCGAGCCCGACTCCGCTTATCCTAAACGCTCGCCGCAGGTCTGGAGCCAGAGTGAAATGGAGGACGCGAGATACTGGTTCCCGTGCCACGATTACCCGGATGACTTCCTGACAAGCTCGCTGACTGCGACAGTGCCGGAGGATTGGGTCGTTGTCTCGAACGGGACACTGGACAGGGAATCAACGGACCATGCCGATAAGACCAAGACATTCAAATGGGTCGAGACGGAACCGCACGTCATCTATCTCATATCGATCGTGGCGGGAAAATACTCGGTAGCGGAAGATCATTTCGGCAATGATCCGATCTATTATTACGTTCCCCCTGCTCAAGCTTCATATTCCATGGACAACTTCTCACACACGCCGGACATTTTGAAATTTTACTCGGACATCACCGGCTACCATTATCCGTGGCAGAAGCTGGCGCTGGCTGCAGTATCGGATTTTACATTCGGTGGAATGGAGAATGTATCCGCGATAACTCTTACCGATGGGACATTACATGACAAGGATGCCGAGCCGCAGGTAGAAAGCACCGACCTTGTCGCTCACGAGACTGCGCATCAGTGGTTCGGAGATCTCCTGACCTGCCGCTCGTGGTCAAACGCATGGCTTAACGAGGGATTTGCTACATACTTCGAAGCGCTGTACGCGAGACCTGCGTTCGGTGAAGACTACTTCCAGTATGAAATGTCAAACGACCAGCGGGAAGTGATCTCCGCCGACGAACGAGAGAGAAGGCCCACCGTCTACGACAGGTACAACGACCCGGTGGACCTGTTCAGCGTCTACATTTATCCAAGAGGCGCAGACATACTCAATATGCTTCGTGGAATCCTCGGTGATCAACTTTTCACGAACGCGATCAGGCATTACGTAAATGAATTCCAGCACCGGAACGTCGATACCCACGATTTTGAGAACGCAGTCAGGGAAGCGACGGGCTATAATCTGTATTGGTTTTTCAACGAGTGGGTTTACAAGGCGGGGCATCCGGTCTATGATGTCAGCTACGATTATGATCAGAGTTCGCACAAGCTCGATCTTCACGTCACTCAGGCTCAGATAATCGACAGCCTGACGCCATTGTATAAGATGCCCGTGGATATTTACATCGTCACGGCGTCGCAAAAGATTACGGCGAGGATCTGGGTCGACTCCGTGAGCAACAATTATACATTTGATGTAACGGACAAGCCCCTGATGGTGAACTTCGACGAAAACAACTACCTGTTGAAAGTGTTGAACTTCAGCAAGTCTATTCCAGAGCTCGCGTACCAGCTTGCGAACGACCCGAACGTCGCTGGGAGAATCTGGGCTGCGGAGGAACTCGGCACTGCGAAGGGAGATAGTGCGGTGTCCCCGCTCCTTGAAGCACTGAGTAAAGATGATTTCTGGGGAGTGCGCGAAGCATGCGTGCGTTCTCTTGGACATTTCCATATGCCTGATGTCGAGCAGGCTTTCGGAAATGCGGTCGATGACAAAGATCCGCGCGTGCAGGAGCAGGCGATCGACGGACTTGCGGCTTTCAAGGACAAAGACCTTGTCGACCTTTTTTCCCGGATTTACAGTTCGAGGAAGAACTATTTCGTGCGTGCGGCGGCCGTAAGAGCACTGTCTGCCACAGATCCCGACAAGGCTCTTCCGATTGTTGAGAATGCTCTCACACAGGACTCATACGAAGAAGTGTTGCAGAGCACCGCCCTAACCTCGCTCGCGTCCATCGATTCGGCGAAGGCATTCGATGAAGCGGTTAAGCTCGCACACTACGGGGAGCCGCAATCTCTGCGGCTGCGCGCAATAAACGAAATCGGTCGGATCGGTCCGCACGATGCAAATACTATGAGTATTCTGGAATCTTACATCAATGATCCATACATCTGGGCAAGACTCGTTTCAATCAGCTCGCTCGGCAGAATCGGAGACAAAAGCGTGCTCACGGTGCTTCAGGACAGGGAAAAAGTGGAGATAGACGGCAGACTGAAAGATGCGGCAAGGAGAGCAATTGATTCGATATCTAGAAGAGAAAAGTAA
- a CDS encoding PQQ-binding-like beta-propeller repeat protein — translation MRMGNEVYNKNCRGITTLAATVAALICVGVQFPAYSQSGSKRPEVYDWLQFNFDAQHSGNDTMETGLGQENISGLRELYHVSLPDVADGAPVYLSNVYTAHRTLNMIFVTTKEGDIVALDASTGEKIWQHQYGSGSYRINNGYQPTYTTSSPVVDFNKEFVYSYGLDGFVHKYHIESGDEVKGGGWPELTTLKPFNEKGSSPITMATAKNGVTYLYMPNGGYLGDRGDYQGHVTAINLTDGSQHVFNANCSDNPVHFVQKPGKPDCTSVQSAIWARAGVVYLAATDRIYMATGNGPFNPAHHDWGDTIFSLNPDGTGIDGNPVDSYTPSNEAQLNDADLDLGSTAPAVVPVPDNCGVKNLAVQGGKDAKLRLVNLEDLSGKGGPGHTGGEIGKLVDIAGDEMLFTAPAVWANPKDHSAWVFVETYNNLAAYQLNVDRKGMPSLKIMWKSSSGGSSPVVANDILYCAGSNNLRAIDPVSGKVLWHDSHIGRIHWESPIVDNGVLFITDESGDLNAYGLK, via the coding sequence ATGAGAATGGGAAACGAGGTTTACAATAAGAATTGCAGAGGAATTACGACTCTTGCTGCGACGGTTGCGGCATTAATTTGCGTCGGCGTGCAATTCCCCGCGTATTCACAGAGTGGGAGCAAAAGACCAGAAGTGTATGACTGGCTCCAATTTAATTTCGATGCACAGCACAGCGGGAATGATACAATGGAAACAGGGCTCGGTCAGGAAAACATAAGTGGACTGCGCGAGTTGTACCATGTGTCTCTGCCCGATGTCGCAGATGGCGCGCCGGTTTACCTCAGCAATGTTTACACTGCGCACAGAACGCTAAACATGATTTTTGTAACGACAAAGGAGGGCGACATTGTTGCGCTCGACGCCTCAACGGGAGAGAAAATATGGCAGCATCAGTACGGATCGGGGTCATACAGAATTAACAACGGATATCAACCGACCTATACGACCTCTTCGCCCGTAGTCGATTTCAACAAGGAATTTGTTTACTCATATGGTCTGGATGGCTTTGTTCATAAATATCACATCGAAAGCGGAGACGAAGTAAAAGGCGGAGGCTGGCCTGAGCTCACGACGCTGAAGCCGTTCAACGAGAAGGGCTCATCACCCATTACGATGGCTACCGCGAAGAACGGGGTGACTTATCTTTACATGCCGAACGGCGGCTATCTCGGCGACAGGGGCGACTACCAGGGACATGTCACCGCTATCAATCTCACTGACGGATCGCAACATGTGTTCAACGCGAACTGCAGCGACAACCCTGTCCACTTCGTCCAGAAACCCGGCAAGCCCGACTGTACTTCTGTTCAGTCGGCGATCTGGGCACGCGCGGGAGTCGTTTACCTCGCTGCCACGGACAGAATCTACATGGCGACTGGAAATGGCCCGTTTAACCCGGCTCACCATGACTGGGGCGACACAATCTTCTCGCTAAACCCCGACGGGACGGGTATCGACGGAAATCCAGTCGACAGTTATACGCCGTCCAACGAAGCTCAGCTGAACGATGCAGATCTTGATCTTGGAAGCACTGCACCCGCGGTCGTTCCCGTCCCCGATAATTGTGGCGTGAAAAACCTTGCCGTCCAGGGAGGAAAGGATGCCAAGCTGCGTCTTGTGAACCTTGAGGATCTCAGCGGCAAAGGTGGACCAGGGCACACGGGAGGAGAAATTGGAAAGCTCGTCGATATCGCCGGCGACGAAATGCTTTTTACCGCGCCTGCTGTTTGGGCGAACCCCAAGGACCACTCAGCCTGGGTGTTCGTCGAGACTTACAATAATCTTGCTGCGTACCAGCTCAATGTCGACAGGAAGGGAATGCCGTCACTTAAAATAATGTGGAAGAGTTCAAGCGGAGGGAGTTCTCCTGTTGTCGCAAACGACATATTGTACTGCGCGGGGAGTAACAACCTTCGCGCGATCGATCCTGTTTCCGGAAAAGTGCTCTGGCACGACTCTCATATCGGCAGAATTCACTGGGAAAGTCCAATTGTGGACAACGGAGTATTGTTCATTACCGATGAGTCAGGAGATCTGAACGCGTACGGCCTGAAGTAA